The Planctomycetota bacterium genome includes a window with the following:
- the trpB gene encoding tryptophan synthase subunit beta, with translation MATLPDAAGRFGPYGGQYVPETLMPALAQLAEAYDAARADPEFQRELDFLLRQYVGRPSPLYFARRLSDAWGGARIYLKREDLNHTGAHKINNTVGQALLTVRMKKSRLIAETGAGQHGVATATSAALMGLACDIYMGTEDMRRQRLNVFRMRALGACVVPVDSGQRTLKDAINEAMRDWMATVETTHYCFGSVAGPHPFPVMVRDFQSVIGREARHQIQTQEGCLPDSIVACVGGGSNAAGIFTAFVDDEGVELVGVEAGGLGLASGQHAAPLAAGSPGVLHGSFSYVLQDADGQTLPVHSVSAGLDYPGVGPEHSYWKDTGRVRYAVATDDESLEAFQELARTEGILPALESAHALVESKKMAAKMDRRQIIIVNLSGRGDKDVEEVARILREREGKGAAE, from the coding sequence ATGGCGACGCTTCCGGATGCCGCCGGACGCTTCGGACCCTACGGTGGCCAATATGTCCCCGAAACCCTGATGCCCGCCCTCGCCCAGTTGGCTGAGGCCTACGACGCCGCTCGCGCCGACCCCGAGTTCCAAAGGGAACTCGATTTCCTCCTCCGCCAGTACGTCGGCCGACCCTCGCCCCTCTACTTCGCACGCCGACTCTCCGACGCCTGGGGCGGCGCACGCATTTATCTGAAACGCGAGGACCTCAACCACACCGGCGCCCACAAGATCAACAACACCGTCGGCCAGGCGCTCCTCACGGTCCGCATGAAGAAGTCGCGCCTCATCGCCGAAACCGGCGCCGGCCAGCACGGCGTCGCCACCGCCACCAGCGCCGCCCTGATGGGCCTCGCGTGCGACATTTACATGGGCACCGAGGACATGCGCCGCCAGCGGCTCAACGTCTTCCGCATGCGGGCCCTCGGCGCCTGTGTCGTCCCCGTCGACTCCGGCCAGCGGACCCTCAAGGATGCCATCAACGAGGCCATGCGCGACTGGATGGCCACCGTCGAAACCACCCATTACTGTTTCGGTTCCGTCGCCGGACCGCACCCGTTCCCCGTGATGGTCCGCGACTTCCAGTCCGTCATCGGACGCGAGGCACGCCACCAGATTCAGACCCAGGAAGGCTGCCTGCCCGATTCGATCGTCGCCTGCGTCGGCGGCGGGTCCAATGCGGCCGGCATCTTCACCGCCTTCGTCGACGACGAGGGCGTCGAACTCGTCGGCGTCGAGGCCGGCGGCCTCGGACTCGCGTCCGGTCAACATGCCGCGCCTCTCGCCGCCGGATCGCCCGGCGTCCTCCACGGCTCGTTCTCCTACGTCCTCCAGGACGCCGACGGACAGACCCTTCCCGTCCATTCCGTCAGCGCCGGACTCGATTATCCCGGCGTCGGCCCCGAGCACTCCTACTGGAAGGACACCGGCCGCGTCCGCTACGCCGTCGCCACGGATGACGAATCGCTCGAAGCGTTCCAGGAACTGGCGCGCACCGAAGGCATTCTGCCGGCCCTTGAGTCGGCCCACGCCCTCGTCGAGTCCAAAAAGATGGCCGCCAAAATGGACCGCCGACAAATCATCATCGTGAACCTCTCCGGCCGCGGCGACAAGGACGTCGAAGAGGTCGCTCGCATCCTCCGAGAGCGCGAAGGGAAGGGGGCCGCCGAGTGA
- a CDS encoding replication-associated recombination protein A: MNLFNESERRRLAAHAPLAVRMRPRTPEEFVGQGHFFGPGKLLRRMLEADRLQSAIFYGPPGTGKTSLGEVIAGRLSAAFEHLNAALVGVKDVREVLERAKARLATDGRRTVLFLDEVHRFNRAQQDVLLPDVENGVIILIGATTENPFFALNAPLVSRSQIFKFEPLSEEDIRTLVRRAVADKERGFGRYRVTVLDEALAHWATKSDGDARRALAALEVAVLSQVKDPSAPPEKVPPITVDLDAAIYWMARMLEAGEDPRFIARRIVICAAEDVGNADPAALMLATAALEAAEFVGLPECQIPLAQAVTYIACAPKSNAAYLAIVKAREDVRENRTVPVPKHLRDASYRGAKRLGHGEGYKYAHDYAGGVAPQEYLGVDAVYYEPTDRGHEAKIKKRLEEYRRMREGRPAEGKGSDGREGDEA, encoded by the coding sequence ATGAACCTTTTCAACGAGAGCGAGCGGCGGAGGTTGGCGGCGCACGCCCCGCTGGCGGTGCGGATGCGGCCGAGGACGCCCGAAGAGTTCGTCGGCCAGGGGCATTTCTTCGGGCCCGGGAAACTCCTCCGCCGGATGCTCGAGGCCGACAGGCTCCAGAGTGCCATCTTCTATGGGCCGCCCGGCACGGGCAAGACGAGCCTCGGGGAAGTCATCGCGGGGCGATTGAGCGCCGCCTTCGAGCACCTGAACGCGGCCCTCGTCGGGGTCAAGGACGTGCGCGAGGTGCTCGAGCGCGCCAAGGCGCGGCTCGCGACGGACGGCCGGCGGACGGTCCTATTTCTGGACGAAGTCCACCGCTTCAACCGGGCCCAGCAGGACGTGCTCCTCCCGGACGTCGAGAACGGCGTCATCATCCTCATCGGGGCGACGACGGAGAATCCGTTCTTCGCGCTGAACGCGCCGCTCGTGTCGCGGAGCCAGATCTTCAAGTTCGAGCCGCTCAGCGAAGAGGATATCCGCACCCTCGTTCGCCGCGCGGTCGCGGACAAGGAGCGCGGCTTCGGGCGGTACCGCGTGACGGTTTTGGACGAGGCGCTGGCGCACTGGGCCACGAAGAGCGACGGAGACGCGCGGCGGGCGCTGGCGGCCCTGGAAGTGGCGGTTCTGAGCCAGGTCAAGGACCCGAGCGCGCCGCCGGAAAAGGTCCCGCCCATCACCGTGGACTTGGACGCCGCGATTTACTGGATGGCCCGGATGCTGGAGGCGGGGGAGGACCCGCGATTCATTGCTCGGCGGATCGTGATTTGCGCGGCGGAGGACGTTGGGAACGCGGACCCGGCGGCGTTGATGCTGGCGACGGCGGCCTTGGAGGCGGCGGAGTTCGTGGGCCTGCCGGAGTGCCAAATCCCGCTGGCACAAGCAGTTACGTACATCGCGTGCGCCCCCAAATCGAATGCCGCGTACCTCGCCATCGTCAAGGCCCGCGAGGACGTGCGGGAGAACCGCACCGTGCCCGTGCCGAAGCATCTCAGGGATGCGAGTTACCGCGGGGCGAAGCGTCTCGGCCACGGCGAAGGGTACAAGTATGCCCATGATTACGCCGGCGGCGTCGCGCCGCAGGAGTATCTCGGCGTGGATGCCGTCTATTACGAGCCGACGGACCGGGGACATGAGGCGAAGATCAAGAAACGCCTGGAGGAGTACCGCCGGATGCGCGAGGGCCGGCCCGCCGAGGGTAAAGGCAGCGATGGGCGAGAAGGAGATGAAGCGTGA
- the rplU gene encoding 50S ribosomal protein L21 — MYAIIEESGQQFRVEEGQVLQIDHREAEPGAKLTFERVLLVADEKGTRVGKPLVKGAKVTAEVVGPSQGPKLEIVQVRRRKSSRRHIGHRQRYLTVRVTGIKE, encoded by the coding sequence ATGTACGCGATCATCGAAGAGAGCGGCCAGCAATTCCGCGTGGAAGAGGGCCAGGTGCTCCAGATCGACCATCGTGAGGCCGAGCCGGGCGCCAAGTTGACGTTCGAGCGGGTGCTGCTGGTGGCGGACGAAAAAGGGACGCGCGTCGGCAAGCCCCTGGTCAAGGGGGCCAAGGTGACGGCGGAGGTGGTGGGCCCGTCGCAAGGCCCCAAGTTGGAGATCGTGCAGGTTCGCCGGCGCAAGAGCAGCCGGCGCCACATCGGGCACCGGCAGCGGTATCTGACGGTGCGCGTGACCGGCATTAAGGAGTGA
- the trpA gene encoding tryptophan synthase subunit alpha produces the protein MNRIDAAFHRLREIRRKAFMPFIGAGDPNLDSTAAILKALEARGVADLVELGLPYSDPIADGPTIQASYTRALAAGVTPPAVLDAVARLRDDGLTLPLCLMTSYSLVYRPGVEKFVARAADAGVDGLIVPDLPVDEAGPLGELLAARDLAHVLLVAPTTPKDRLKRILQHATGFVYCVSTTGITGERDALPKHLADYVKQVRKGAKVPVCVGFGISRPEHVAAVAKLADGAIVGSAVVHRIADHAAETPDAIAQAVASLCQELSAPLRG, from the coding sequence GTGAACCGCATCGACGCCGCCTTCCACCGCCTCCGCGAAATCCGACGAAAGGCCTTCATGCCCTTCATCGGCGCCGGCGACCCCAACCTCGACTCGACCGCCGCCATCCTCAAGGCCCTCGAGGCCCGCGGAGTCGCGGACCTCGTGGAACTCGGCCTCCCCTATTCCGACCCGATCGCCGACGGGCCCACCATCCAGGCCAGTTACACCCGCGCGCTCGCCGCCGGCGTCACACCGCCCGCCGTCCTCGACGCCGTCGCACGCCTGCGGGACGATGGCCTCACGCTGCCCCTCTGCCTCATGACGTCCTATTCGCTCGTCTACCGCCCCGGCGTCGAAAAGTTCGTCGCGCGGGCCGCCGACGCCGGCGTCGACGGACTCATCGTGCCGGACCTCCCGGTGGACGAGGCGGGACCCCTCGGAGAACTCCTGGCCGCACGCGACCTGGCCCACGTCCTCTTGGTCGCCCCGACGACGCCGAAGGACCGCCTCAAGCGCATCCTCCAACACGCCACCGGCTTCGTTTACTGCGTCAGTACGACCGGCATCACCGGCGAGCGCGACGCGCTCCCCAAGCACCTTGCCGACTACGTCAAACAGGTCCGCAAGGGCGCTAAGGTTCCCGTCTGCGTGGGCTTCGGGATCTCGCGGCCGGAGCATGTCGCCGCCGTGGCGAAACTCGCCGACGGCGCCATCGTCGGTAGCGCCGTCGTCCACCGCATTGCCGACCACGCCGCCGAAACTCCCGACGCTATCGCCCAAGCCGTCGCCAGCCTCTGCCAGGAACTCTCCGCACCCTTGAGGGGGTGA